From bacterium, the proteins below share one genomic window:
- a CDS encoding radical SAM protein, with product MSDTGDVVHADTTSLCSTCLAPVPAKVVLRAGRALLLKRCPTHGECEELLEEDADWYVRRLEFDKPGTKSAVETAAARGCPFDCGLCPGHEQHTCIGLVEVTPRCDLGCPVCYAGAGDRGEPLPLDEIERMMDHYQEAEGGRADILQISGGEPTTHPEIGEILRRAMARRFRCVMLNTNGLRLAEDDAFLDELAALGPGFEVYLQFDGLDDAATAPLRGRGLAAVKKRVVDRLGARNVPVTLVATIAAGINDHEVGAIFAYAASRPGVRGVNFQPRAYFGRGDGTPGPDRVTLTGVLRRLERQTTGMIRRDDFVPLPCDVERVAVSFFRRESGDVTPFFRGKNFADKLPFVANTLAFDTSDVLRQAIAGMASGGGVCNCLSFIKDVAPLAPLTLALKPRREQARFVSENIFRVTVTSFVDRFNFEARAMRKECVHVLTRDGRRMPFSAFNLVHRPETA from the coding sequence ATGAGCGACACGGGGGACGTCGTCCACGCCGACACGACAAGTCTCTGCAGCACCTGCCTCGCGCCCGTTCCGGCGAAGGTCGTGCTGCGGGCCGGTCGGGCTCTGCTCCTCAAGCGCTGCCCCACGCACGGCGAGTGCGAAGAGCTGCTCGAGGAAGACGCCGACTGGTACGTCCGTCGGCTGGAGTTCGACAAACCGGGGACGAAGAGCGCCGTGGAGACCGCGGCGGCGCGCGGCTGCCCGTTCGACTGCGGCCTCTGCCCGGGCCACGAGCAGCACACCTGCATCGGCCTCGTCGAGGTCACGCCGCGCTGCGACCTCGGCTGCCCGGTCTGCTACGCCGGCGCCGGCGACCGCGGCGAGCCGCTCCCGCTCGACGAGATCGAGCGGATGATGGACCACTACCAGGAAGCCGAAGGCGGGCGCGCCGACATCCTCCAGATCAGCGGCGGCGAGCCGACGACTCATCCCGAGATCGGCGAGATCCTGCGCCGCGCGATGGCCCGCCGCTTCCGCTGCGTGATGCTCAACACCAACGGCCTGCGCCTCGCCGAGGACGACGCGTTCCTCGACGAGCTCGCCGCGCTCGGTCCGGGGTTCGAGGTCTACCTGCAGTTCGACGGGCTCGACGACGCCGCGACCGCGCCGCTGCGCGGGCGGGGCCTCGCCGCGGTCAAGAAGCGGGTCGTCGATCGGCTCGGCGCCCGCAACGTCCCCGTCACCCTCGTCGCGACGATCGCCGCAGGGATCAACGACCACGAGGTCGGCGCGATCTTCGCCTACGCGGCGTCGCGGCCCGGCGTGCGCGGCGTCAACTTCCAGCCGCGCGCCTACTTCGGCCGCGGCGACGGAACGCCCGGCCCCGACCGGGTCACGCTCACGGGGGTCCTGCGCCGGCTGGAGCGGCAGACGACGGGGATGATCCGCCGGGACGACTTCGTGCCCCTGCCCTGCGACGTCGAGCGGGTGGCCGTCTCCTTCTTCCGCCGCGAGAGCGGCGACGTGACGCCGTTCTTCCGCGGCAAGAACTTCGCCGACAAGCTCCCCTTCGTCGCCAACACGCTCGCCTTCGACACCAGCGACGTGCTGCGGCAGGCGATCGCAGGCATGGCGTCCGGCGGCGGCGTCTGCAACTGCCTGTCGTTCATCAAGGACGTCGCGCCGCTGGCCCCGCTGACCCTGGCGCTGAAGCCGCGCCGCGAGCAGGCCCGCTTCGTCTCCGAGAACATCTTCCGCGTCACCGTCACCTCGTTCGTGGACCGCTTCAACTTCGAGGCGCGGGCGATGCGGAAGGAGTGCGTGCACGTCCTGACGCGCGACGGCCGGCGCATGCCGTTCTCCGCCTTCAACCTCGTCCACCGTCCGGAGACCGCATGA
- a CDS encoding isoprenylcysteine carboxylmethyltransferase family protein has translation MTPRLPSDPYTWFALVVSAVVALSATAVFAAIALNFLAAKEAGRVAERRRGPVATATMVLFFVGYYLLLRFRVGVVETSRPVAVVLALVGLVPVVLGCVVNLLGRVRLGANWADHVTIYERQTLVTRGVFGVVRHPLYASLVWMFAGAALVFRNYAALLADLLIFLPAMNWRAAQEEKLLAARFPEYDAYRRRVARFFPRLWRAKDGDL, from the coding sequence ATGACGCCGCGCCTCCCCTCCGACCCGTACACCTGGTTCGCGCTCGTCGTGTCGGCGGTCGTCGCGCTCAGCGCGACCGCCGTCTTCGCCGCGATCGCGCTCAACTTCCTCGCCGCGAAGGAGGCGGGGCGGGTCGCGGAGCGTCGGCGGGGCCCCGTCGCCACGGCGACGATGGTCCTCTTCTTCGTCGGCTACTACCTGCTGCTGCGGTTCCGCGTCGGCGTCGTCGAGACGTCGCGCCCCGTCGCCGTCGTCCTCGCCCTCGTCGGGTTGGTTCCGGTCGTGCTCGGCTGCGTCGTCAACCTGCTCGGCCGGGTGCGGCTCGGCGCCAACTGGGCCGACCACGTCACGATCTACGAGCGGCAGACGCTGGTCACGCGGGGCGTCTTCGGCGTCGTGCGCCACCCGCTCTACGCCTCGCTCGTCTGGATGTTCGCCGGCGCCGCGCTGGTCTTCCGCAACTACGCTGCGCTGCTCGCCGACCTGCTGATCTTCCTCCCGGCGATGAACTGGCGCGCGGCGCAGGAGGAGAAGCTCCTCGCGGCGCGCTTCCCGGAATACGACGCCTACCGGCGGCGCGTCGCGCGGTTCTTCCCGCGCCTTTGGAGGGCGAAAGATGGCGACCTGTAG
- a CDS encoding DUF4395 family protein, which translates to MATCRPAAVQRGAFIFCRTTLAVLLWAALLLPAPWLVALCALILAASAILGVRRAPLVALYAATFGRRWPGGTEVLDERGMRFAHTLGTLLVGGTAVLLYAAPRAGLAALFVVAVLKTVGACGFCTALRLYRCLTDESCCAFLKRRA; encoded by the coding sequence ATGGCGACCTGTAGGCCGGCCGCGGTCCAGCGCGGCGCCTTCATCTTCTGCCGGACGACGCTCGCCGTCCTGCTCTGGGCGGCGCTGCTGCTGCCCGCGCCGTGGCTCGTCGCGCTCTGCGCGCTGATCCTCGCCGCCTCGGCGATCCTCGGCGTCCGCCGCGCGCCGCTCGTCGCGCTCTACGCGGCGACGTTCGGGCGCCGCTGGCCCGGCGGCACGGAGGTCCTCGACGAGCGAGGGATGCGCTTCGCGCACACGTTGGGGACGTTGCTCGTCGGGGGAACCGCCGTTCTGCTGTACGCCGCGCCGCGGGCCGGCCTCGCCGCGCTGTTCGTCGTCGCCGTGCTGAAGACGGTCGGCGCCTGCGGCTTCTGCACCGCGCTGCGTCTCTACCGCTGTCTGACCGACGAGTCGTGCTGCGCCTTCCTGAAGAGGCGCGCGTGA